In Acidimicrobiia bacterium, a single genomic region encodes these proteins:
- a CDS encoding CoA ester lyase — protein sequence MTVSAPRPRRSVLYMPGANARALQKAQTIPADALILDLEDAVAPDAKPAARQSVCEAANSGDYGTREIAIRANGIGTEWHGADLAAIAAAGPAAIVIPKINSAADVHLIERALEAGGAPDHTQIWAMLETPIAMLSALEIATSSERLTVLVMGTNDLAKELQAVPVPGRQPLLAGLSQCLLAARAAGKIILDGVYNDITDAAGFLAECEQGRDLGFDGKTLIHPSQVDPCNITFAPSAEEVTKAGRVIAAFEEAQAEGRGVVTVDGRMVENLHVDAARRTLAIVEAIDASTT from the coding sequence ATGACCGTCTCCGCCCCTCGGCCTCGGCGCTCGGTCCTCTACATGCCCGGGGCTAACGCCCGGGCCCTTCAGAAGGCCCAGACGATTCCCGCCGATGCCCTCATCTTGGACCTCGAGGATGCGGTGGCCCCCGACGCCAAACCGGCGGCCCGCCAGAGCGTCTGCGAGGCCGCCAACTCTGGCGATTACGGCACCCGGGAAATCGCCATCCGGGCCAACGGCATCGGTACGGAGTGGCACGGGGCTGACCTCGCCGCCATTGCGGCCGCCGGTCCGGCCGCCATCGTCATCCCCAAGATCAACTCCGCGGCCGACGTACACCTGATCGAGCGTGCCCTCGAAGCCGGAGGCGCCCCCGATCACACCCAGATCTGGGCGATGCTGGAAACCCCCATTGCGATGTTGTCGGCCCTGGAAATCGCCACCAGTTCCGAGCGTCTCACGGTGCTGGTGATGGGCACGAACGACCTCGCCAAGGAACTCCAGGCCGTCCCTGTGCCGGGTCGCCAACCCCTTTTGGCCGGGCTGAGCCAGTGCCTGCTGGCCGCTCGGGCGGCGGGCAAGATCATCCTCGACGGCGTCTACAACGACATCACCGATGCCGCCGGTTTCCTGGCCGAATGTGAACAGGGTCGCGACCTCGGCTTCGACGGCAAGACCCTGATCCACCCCAGCCAGGTCGATCCGTGCAACATCACCTTCGCTCCCAGCGCCGAGGAGGTGACCAAGGCGGGTCGGGTCATCGCCGCCTTCGAGGAAGCCCAAGCCGAGGGCCGGGGGGTGGTCACCGTCGATGGCCGCATGGTGGAGAACCTCCACGTCGACGCCGCCCGGCGCACCCTCGCCATTGTCGAGGCTATCGACGCCAGCACCACGTAA
- a CDS encoding CrcB family protein gives MKVALLAVAGAAGALTRYGVGNWFGTRTFPWSTLGINLVGSFALGVILQLGDLRGWSDTRTTPLAVGFLGAFTTFSAFSYEVQELLRADRIGSAAGYVALSVGGGVLVAFAGYAAARTFA, from the coding sequence ATGAAGGTCGCTCTGTTGGCCGTCGCCGGTGCCGCTGGCGCGCTCACCCGTTACGGCGTGGGAAACTGGTTCGGCACCCGGACGTTCCCGTGGTCCACCTTGGGTATCAACCTCGTCGGCTCGTTCGCTCTCGGCGTGATCTTGCAACTCGGCGACCTCCGGGGCTGGTCCGATACGCGCACGACACCGTTGGCCGTCGGCTTCCTCGGCGCCTTCACCACGTTCTCGGCGTTCTCCTATGAGGTCCAGGAACTGCTGCGGGCCGATCGCATCGGTAGCGCGGCGGGCTACGTGGCACTGTCGGTGGGTGGTGGGGTGCTCGTCGCCTTCGCCGGCTACGCCGCCGCTCGCACCTTCGCCTAG
- a CDS encoding pyridoxamine 5'-phosphate oxidase: MSRRDQIKMTEAEVAQYLDGRHTMNVASFNHDGTIHLVAMWYAMIDGDAVFWTFGKSQKILNLQRDSRVTCLVETGADYEHLMGVEIVGRAEVITDHDAIMAIGEAVYERYFGEVTEEVRPHVHATGAKRFGVRITGERVVSWDHNKLAGAY, from the coding sequence ATGTCTCGTCGTGACCAGATCAAGATGACCGAAGCCGAGGTGGCCCAGTACCTCGATGGCCGCCACACGATGAACGTGGCCTCCTTCAACCACGATGGCACGATCCATCTGGTGGCCATGTGGTACGCCATGATCGACGGTGACGCCGTGTTCTGGACCTTCGGCAAGAGCCAGAAGATCCTCAACCTGCAGCGCGACTCGCGGGTGACCTGCCTGGTGGAAACTGGAGCCGACTACGAACACCTCATGGGCGTGGAGATCGTGGGCCGGGCCGAGGTCATCACCGACCACGACGCCATTATGGCGATCGGTGAAGCGGTCTACGAGCGCTACTTCGGTGAGGTCACTGAGGAGGTCCGGCCGCATGTGCACGCCACCGGCGCCAAGCGCTTCGGGGTGCGGATCACCGGTGAGCGCGTGGTGAGTTGGGACCACAACAAACTCGCCGGCGCCTACTGA
- a CDS encoding class II fumarate hydratase produces MSDDGFRVEHDSMGEVRVPSTARWGPQTQRAVENFPVSGMVMEPSLIHALGAIKAAAAEVNVSLRVLAPEVGAAVAAAGREVARGQWDDEFPVDVFQTGSGTSTNMNANEVIAFLAAERLGRVVHPNDDVNASQSSNDVFPSAIHLAAVMTVSHGLLPALDHLAGTLLAKAHQYATVVKAGRTHLMDATPVTLGQEMGGYAAQISQAGERIAAAVVVVGELPLGGTATGTGLNAPPGFAAAVVSLLAERGNVVLRVARNHFAAQGAQDALVSLSGELRALSGALLKIANDLRWMASGPTSGLAEIRLPDLQPGSSIMPGKVNPVLPEAVSQVVVQVFGNDAAMAFAGSQGSFELNAFLPVMARNLLESIRLLTNVTRLFADRCISGLEANEERMRRYAEATPQVAAALNSVLGYDQVAALVQESAKTGQSIRELVIARRLMETTELDARLDLLGLTKGAEPDQPAAAAPA; encoded by the coding sequence ATGTCGGACGACGGATTCCGGGTTGAGCACGACTCGATGGGCGAGGTTCGGGTGCCCTCCACGGCTCGGTGGGGGCCCCAAACGCAGCGAGCGGTGGAGAACTTCCCCGTGTCGGGAATGGTGATGGAGCCGTCTCTGATCCATGCCCTCGGCGCCATCAAGGCCGCCGCCGCGGAGGTGAACGTCTCCCTCCGAGTGCTAGCGCCCGAGGTAGGGGCGGCGGTGGCGGCGGCGGGCCGCGAAGTGGCCCGGGGGCAGTGGGACGACGAGTTTCCGGTCGACGTGTTTCAAACCGGATCGGGCACGTCGACCAACATGAACGCCAACGAAGTGATTGCCTTCCTCGCCGCCGAGCGTCTGGGTCGAGTGGTCCATCCCAACGACGACGTGAACGCCTCGCAGTCGTCCAACGACGTGTTTCCCTCCGCCATCCACCTGGCGGCGGTGATGACGGTGTCCCACGGTCTGCTGCCGGCCCTTGATCATCTCGCCGGAACGCTGCTCGCCAAAGCCCACCAATACGCCACCGTCGTGAAAGCCGGTCGTACCCACCTCATGGACGCGACGCCGGTGACCCTTGGCCAGGAGATGGGTGGCTATGCCGCCCAGATCAGCCAGGCCGGCGAACGGATTGCCGCCGCGGTGGTGGTGGTGGGGGAACTGCCGTTGGGGGGCACCGCCACCGGCACCGGCCTCAACGCCCCGCCGGGGTTTGCCGCTGCCGTGGTTTCCCTACTGGCTGAGCGAGGCAATGTGGTGCTGCGGGTGGCGCGTAACCATTTCGCCGCTCAAGGGGCTCAAGACGCGCTGGTGAGCCTGTCGGGAGAACTGCGGGCGCTGTCGGGGGCGCTCCTGAAGATTGCCAACGACCTACGCTGGATGGCGTCGGGCCCCACCTCCGGACTAGCGGAGATCCGCCTTCCCGACCTCCAGCCCGGGTCGTCGATCATGCCGGGCAAGGTGAACCCGGTGCTGCCCGAGGCCGTGAGCCAGGTGGTGGTCCAGGTATTTGGCAACGATGCCGCCATGGCCTTCGCCGGTAGTCAGGGCAGCTTCGAATTGAACGCCTTTCTGCCGGTGATGGCCCGTAATCTGTTGGAGTCCATCCGACTTCTCACCAACGTCACGCGCCTTTTTGCCGACCGCTGCATCAGCGGCCTGGAAGCGAACGAGGAACGGATGCGGCGGTATGCCGAGGCCACCCCCCAGGTGGCGGCGGCGCTCAATTCGGTGCTCGGCTACGACCAGGTGGCGGCACTGGTGCAAGAGTCGGCCAAGACCGGCCAAAGTATCCGTGAGCTAGTGATCGCCCGCCGGCTCATGGAAACTACCGAACTCGACGCCCGGCTCGATCTGCTCGGTCTTACTAAGGGGGCGGAGCCCGATCAGCCTGCGGCGGCGGCGCCGGCGTAG
- a CDS encoding fumarate hydratase: MSDLPFTELLPLGPDDTPYRLLTTEGVATIEAAGRSFLEVSPDALTLLTRTAFRDIAHWLRPSHLAQLRRIIDDPEASANDRFVAIDLLKNANVAAGGVLPMCQDTGTAIVMGKRGERVLTGGDDERAITMGIQQTYETSALRFSQMAPITMWDEINTGTNLPAQIELYATGGDAYTLLFMAKGGGSANKSYLYQETKAVLNRPSMLKFLDEKLRTLGTSACPPYHLAIVIGGPSAEFALKTAKYASAHYLDTLPTTGSRLGHGFRDHELEADVLTLTQGFGIGAQFGGKYFCHDVRVVRLPRHGASLPVAIAVSCSADRQALGKITSQGVFLEQLEQDPAKYLPEITQDDLVDADVVHVDLNQPMAQIRAQLSRYPVKTRLSLSGPMVVARDLAHAKIKERLDAGEAMPAYLVDHCVYYAGPAKTPEGYASGSFGPTTAGRMDSYVAQFQAAGGSLVMLAKGNRSRAVTDACAAHGGFYLGSIGGPAARLAQDCIRRVEVLEYPELGMEAIWMIEVENFPAFIVVDDKGHDFFDLVSTPVAIT; encoded by the coding sequence ATGAGTGACCTCCCTTTCACCGAACTGCTCCCCCTTGGTCCTGACGACACGCCCTACCGCCTCCTCACCACCGAGGGCGTGGCGACGATCGAAGCGGCCGGACGGAGTTTTCTCGAGGTGTCCCCCGACGCCCTGACCCTGCTCACCCGTACGGCGTTCCGCGACATCGCCCATTGGCTTCGACCCAGCCACCTCGCCCAGTTGCGACGGATCATCGACGATCCAGAGGCCTCGGCCAACGACCGTTTCGTGGCGATCGATCTGCTGAAGAACGCCAACGTGGCCGCCGGTGGGGTGCTGCCCATGTGTCAAGACACCGGCACGGCGATCGTCATGGGCAAACGCGGTGAGCGGGTGCTCACCGGCGGCGACGACGAGCGGGCGATCACCATGGGGATCCAACAGACGTACGAGACGTCGGCCCTGCGGTTTTCCCAGATGGCTCCGATCACGATGTGGGACGAGATCAACACCGGTACCAACCTCCCAGCCCAGATTGAGCTCTACGCCACCGGCGGCGATGCCTACACGTTGCTCTTCATGGCCAAGGGAGGGGGCTCCGCCAACAAGAGTTACTTGTATCAGGAGACCAAAGCGGTGCTGAATCGCCCCTCCATGCTGAAGTTCCTCGACGAGAAACTCCGCACCCTGGGCACCTCGGCCTGCCCGCCGTACCACCTCGCCATCGTGATCGGCGGTCCGTCGGCGGAGTTCGCCCTCAAGACGGCGAAGTACGCCTCGGCGCACTACCTCGACACCCTCCCCACTACCGGCTCCCGCCTTGGTCACGGATTTCGCGACCACGAACTCGAAGCCGATGTGCTCACCCTCACCCAGGGATTTGGCATCGGGGCCCAGTTCGGAGGGAAGTACTTCTGCCACGACGTGCGCGTGGTGCGCCTCCCCCGCCACGGGGCCTCCTTGCCGGTCGCCATCGCGGTGTCCTGCTCCGCCGACCGTCAGGCTCTGGGCAAAATCACCAGCCAGGGCGTGTTCCTTGAGCAACTCGAGCAAGACCCGGCGAAGTACCTCCCTGAGATCACCCAGGACGACCTCGTCGACGCCGATGTGGTGCACGTCGACCTCAACCAGCCCATGGCCCAGATTCGTGCCCAACTATCCCGGTACCCCGTGAAGACCCGGCTCTCCCTCAGCGGGCCCATGGTGGTGGCCCGAGATCTGGCCCACGCCAAGATCAAAGAACGCCTCGATGCGGGCGAGGCAATGCCGGCCTACCTCGTGGACCACTGCGTCTACTACGCCGGCCCCGCCAAAACCCCCGAGGGCTACGCCAGCGGATCCTTCGGACCAACCACCGCCGGGCGGATGGACTCCTACGTGGCGCAGTTCCAAGCCGCCGGTGGGTCGCTGGTGATGCTGGCCAAAGGGAACCGGAGCCGAGCGGTCACCGATGCCTGCGCCGCCCACGGCGGCTTCTACCTCGGGTCGATCGGTGGCCCGGCCGCTCGGCTGGCGCAGGACTGCATCCGTCGGGTGGAGGTGCTCGAATATCCCGAGTTGGGCATGGAGGCGATCTGGATGATCGAGGTGGAGAACTTCCCCGCTTTCATCGTGGTGGACGACAAGGGCCACGACTTCTTCGACCTCGTGAGCACGCCGGTGGCCATCACCTGA